The genomic segment AAGCCGCGCGACGTCGGCAAATATCGCTTCAATGCCCCCAGATCCCATTTTCCGTAGATGCCACTGTTGTAGCCTGCCGGTTTGAGCATCGCGGGAAGAATCACTTCGCGGCAATCCATACCGCCGATGCGTTCAAACGTGACTGCATACTCCTCAGCCGAGTACTTGTAGCCGTAGTCGGGGGCCTCGTTGCGAATCATATCGTAGATACCGTTTCGCTGCGGATAGCGGCCCGTCAACAAACTAGCTCGCGATGGCGTACATGCTGGCCATGCCACGTAAAAGTTCGTCAGCCGCGTTCCTTCCTTCGCTAGTCGATCCAAGGCAGGGGTAATAATGCCGTTACCGAGTATGCCAAGATCGTTGTAGCCCTGATCGTCCGAGACGACGAGAAGGATGCTCGGTCGCTCGGCGGCATGAATCGCGGCCGTTGAAACCACGAAAACACTAGCCACCATGAAAGCAATGGGTCGTATCATAATTCTCTGCGCTGAAATCGTGATGGTTTCAGTGAAACAACCTTGTCAACTCGATTGTTGATTTAAGGCTTGGTCCGTTTTGGTGTAAACAATTGAAACTCGTTGATCGTCGGGCCGTCGTCGCCGTGGATTCTAAGTCGAACGTGCCTGGCGGTGACAGGATCAAAGTTGACCGACAGCCCCCTGCCGATTGTCGTCCCTTGGAAAAACGTCTTCCAATCTTCGCCATCTCGATACTGTAGCTCAAACGAATGGACTCGGACGCCGTACTCCACACACTCGTCCAGTACAGCTCGGTCGAACCTCTCGGGCTTACCTAGATCAACTTCGAGTGAGCACTCTTTGGTTTCCGCATCGGTGGCCCAACGCGTCGAGTTGTCTGCGTCGACGGCTTTGGCAGCAGCATACTGAGCACTGCGTTGAAAAACGTTCGAGGCTGTCGCTTGTCTGCCTTCGGTCAATGACTGACCGACGTAAGAAACCGAAATCGGAGCAAGCTCAATCGCTGGCTGATCGAGTTCGATTGCGACAATCGTATCGATCTCTTGGCGATCGGATTGCGGGATGCGAATCTCGATCTCATCATCAACCGTCGTCAAGACAATGGAGCCACCCGTGATGACGTGATGGTTGAGTAGGGTTGCCGGCAAGTTTGGAACTCGAATGACTTCATCGGGCCAAGAGAGAATATGCAGGTAGACGGTATTGCCTTTGCGAGTCGACACAAGGTGTTTCGTTGGCTTGTACGGTCCCCCACGCGTGGCATAAATGGTTTCGCCATACTCAGCAAGCCAATCGCCCATCTGCTGAAGCCGATCAACTTGGCGAGCTTCGATTTCGCCGTTCGGCATCGGTCCAACGTTGAAAAGCAGATTGCCATCGCCCCCAGCGGTTCGGATCAGCGTCTGCAAACATTCCGCCAATGATTTCATCTTGTCATCGGGCTTCCAAGCCCATTGACGACAGATCGTCATGCAGGTCTCCCAAGGTTGATCGATGTCAAAGCCACCGACGCGTTGTTCGGGTGTGGCATAATCACCGAGCCCGCCACCGGCGCGATTGTTAACCACAATATCGCTTTGCAGCTCACGACAGATTCGAATGTTCTCCGATCCTTCGTCAGCATCAAACTCTTGCGGAACATCAAACCACATGGTGACCAACGGCCCATAGTTTTCGATCAGCTCTTTTACTTGCGCTCTGAGGTAGCGACGATACGATTGAATGTCCGATTTCTCGCGACGAACTTTGCCGCCGGGGCTGTTGCGTGGAAAATCGGGATGATGCCAATCGCAAACGCTATGATAAGTGCCGAACGCGATTCCCTGTCGCTGGCACGCTTCGGCAATTTCTTTTGTAACATCGCGACTCATGGCCGAGTTCATGATATTGAAATCGGTCTGTTTTGTATCCCACAAACAGAATCCGTCGTGATGCTTGGTGGTCAGCACGATGTACTTCATTCCGGCGGCCTTGGCGATGCTGACCCAACGGTCAGCGTCAAAGTTTTCCGGATCGAATTTCTTGTACAGATTGTCGTATTCGTCGATCGTTGTTTCGCGACCACGTGACCAGCCGATTTCGTGGCCGGTTAAGCTGACGGGTCCCCAGTGAATGAACATGCCAAACCGCATCTGTTGCCATTTCAGGATCGCATCGGCATCGGGTTGAAGCCACGGCTGTTTCTGTATCGGACCTGACTCCACGGCTGGTTTATCCTCCGCCGGAAGTGGGCTCATGGCTAGCATCATCAACGCCAAGAAGTTTGGAAACAGCAATGCGTTCTTCATAGTAGGGCTCCGGGTGGGGGCGTCAGGGCAAACGACGATTGACTTTGTGGTGTCTGCAACACGGCGTGGAATCGCCAACTCGCGGTGTTCAAATGCTGATGTAGTGTATCACACACACCCGTCTGTTTCGTCTGTCGCGTTCCCGCTGCTGGATGTGAGCGCGGCTGTCCCGGGCTCCGCCGGGTACAATCAGAAAATCAGCCGATTCGACGCAACTTTTCCCTGCTGCACTCGACAACACTCCGGTGGCCGTCTCCTCAACTCGGTTGGTCACACTGCACCCTTTTCGATCCACTTTTCAACAGTTTCGGAGCAAAACCATGGCCAACAGACGAGATTTACTCTTTGGCACCCGAGGCGCGGATGTCGAAAAATTGCAAATGATGCTAAATCGGTTCATTGACCCGCGACCTGACATCAAAGTGGACGGACTGTTCGGAAATGGAACGAAAGCGACGGTAAAGAAGTTTCAAAACCAGGCGAATCCGCTTCGTTCTCGAAAGATCATTGGTGAGAATCTTGAACCCGATGGGATTGTCGGCCCGCAGACTTGGAAGGTGCTCGATTGGTACGAAAAAGACGATCAAAAAGGTCGAGACCGGGCTCCCGGGCATGCAACACTCATTCGCAATGGCGGTCGCAAAGTCCCCCATTTCCGGCAAGGCGATCCGCAATGGGGCTCGATCATGTTGGGCAACAAATCCATCGCCTCGAAAGGCTGTGCGATGTGCTCGGTTGCAATGTGTTTGGCCTATTACGGACATGACATCAATCCTGCGACCTTGGACGCATACCTTGATGCCAACAACGGGTACTCAGGCAATAACTTGTATTGGCAAAAGGCGTTTGATGCTGGGCAAACACCTGGTTGTCGAAAGCCAAGGCTGACTTGGCCCGACTACCGTCGCCGCAGCGATTTTATTGACACCATTATGGAACGATTATGGAAAAACTTGCCAACCTTGATCGGGGTCGATTATGGGACCAGTGGCGATGGGCTCGAGGATCATTGGGTGGTTGCGGTCGGGTACAATCAGAAAGACATCATCATTAACGACCCCGCCATTAGTTCTGGCAATGGTGCCGAAAATCCCAACCAAGAAATCACGCATCTTTACGATTCACGACGTCGAGGTGGGTTGACTCCGGTGCGACTTTGTCTGTTTGTGGTTTAGCTGAACGTAGCAGTGGTATTTCCTTCGTTCGGACCTGCGTAAGGATCTGACAAACAAACTTCGCTGGAGTAACGGCAGTGCGTTGTTCACCTACGAAATCGCGGCAAGTTACCTGTTTCCATCAGCAGCAGATTGTCCAGCTAGATAGCGCCACTTTGTGAGCGGCAAGGCGTTAGCCGCCGATTAGGACCATGAAATACCGGCGGCTAGCGCCTTGCCGCTCAGTCCGAGATTGATTCAGAAACTTGCGGTAAATCGCCCACTTAGTGCCGCTGTGCAGATAGACTTTTTCTTCCAACGTTCTTGGGTGATGGTGTTTTCCCAATTTTCCGTGTTTTGGGACCGTCGATCGAAAATCCCGAGAGCAAGTAAAGCATTAAGCATCGCGTGAACAACAAGTGACGACTTTGGTAGATGGGGATGAAATGCTCGCTGCAGAGTAAAACCAAGTGATATCTAACTTCCCCTGATTTCACTCGGAGCAACGAGCAATGTCGAAAATAACCTATCACGTCGGACTGGACTATCACCAACACAGC from the Novipirellula artificiosorum genome contains:
- a CDS encoding alpha-L-fucosidase, with the protein product MKNALLFPNFLALMMLAMSPLPAEDKPAVESGPIQKQPWLQPDADAILKWQQMRFGMFIHWGPVSLTGHEIGWSRGRETTIDEYDNLYKKFDPENFDADRWVSIAKAAGMKYIVLTTKHHDGFCLWDTKQTDFNIMNSAMSRDVTKEIAEACQRQGIAFGTYHSVCDWHHPDFPRNSPGGKVRREKSDIQSYRRYLRAQVKELIENYGPLVTMWFDVPQEFDADEGSENIRICRELQSDIVVNNRAGGGLGDYATPEQRVGGFDIDQPWETCMTICRQWAWKPDDKMKSLAECLQTLIRTAGGDGNLLFNVGPMPNGEIEARQVDRLQQMGDWLAEYGETIYATRGGPYKPTKHLVSTRKGNTVYLHILSWPDEVIRVPNLPATLLNHHVITGGSIVLTTVDDEIEIRIPQSDRQEIDTIVAIELDQPAIELAPISVSYVGQSLTEGRQATASNVFQRSAQYAAAKAVDADNSTRWATDAETKECSLEVDLGKPERFDRAVLDECVEYGVRVHSFELQYRDGEDWKTFFQGTTIGRGLSVNFDPVTARHVRLRIHGDDGPTINEFQLFTPKRTKP
- a CDS encoding peptidoglycan-binding protein, which codes for MANRRDLLFGTRGADVEKLQMMLNRFIDPRPDIKVDGLFGNGTKATVKKFQNQANPLRSRKIIGENLEPDGIVGPQTWKVLDWYEKDDQKGRDRAPGHATLIRNGGRKVPHFRQGDPQWGSIMLGNKSIASKGCAMCSVAMCLAYYGHDINPATLDAYLDANNGYSGNNLYWQKAFDAGQTPGCRKPRLTWPDYRRRSDFIDTIMERLWKNLPTLIGVDYGTSGDGLEDHWVVAVGYNQKDIIINDPAISSGNGAENPNQEITHLYDSRRRGGLTPVRLCLFVV